From Primulina tabacum isolate GXHZ01 chromosome 2, ASM2559414v2, whole genome shotgun sequence, one genomic window encodes:
- the LOC142533433 gene encoding uncharacterized protein LOC142533433: protein MHFHLHFLFIYYVSLPLFITNSNMKIAFFLLVSATISLAIRPAAKTGGDNDDNGMGGIFGPGGGFNIPGFPPGFAGGGYGGGFGGPKGGYAKGGVIRPTVVCKDKGPCYKKKLTCPTKCFTSYSHAGKGYGGGGGGGGCTIDCKHNCVAYC from the coding sequence ATGCATTTTCACCTTCATTTCTTGTTCATATACTATGTTTCTCTTCCTCTTTTCATAACAAATTCAAATATGAAGATCGCATTTTTCTTGCTCGTTTCAGCCACCATCTCCCTCGCCATCCGCCCCGCCGCCAAGACAGGAGGCGACAACGATGACAACGGGATGGGGGGCATCTTCGGCCCGGGAGGCGGGTTCAACATACCTGGGTTCCCGCCCGGGTTTGCCGGCGGAGGCTACGGTGGCGGGTTCGGAGGACCCAAAGGAGGCTACGCAAAAGGTGGCGTGATAAGGCCGACTGTTGTGTGTAAAGACAAAGGGCCGTGTTACAAGAAGAAGTTGACGTGCCCGACAAAGTGTTTCACCTCGTACAGCCACGCCGGAAAGGGGTACGGcggcggaggaggtggaggtggCTGCACTATTGATTGCAAGCATAACTGTGTAGCTTATTGCTGA